One Salvia miltiorrhiza cultivar Shanhuang (shh) chromosome 6, IMPLAD_Smil_shh, whole genome shotgun sequence genomic window, cagtggtggctctgtTGGAGGAGCCCGGTTGCGCTCTCTTTCTTCATCTAGTTGCCTCTGAAGGTTTGTCACGACTTGCACAAGAGTTTGAAGGTCCATGTTATTctctgccattgcttgctttttcttttcgcggttgtctcttttgtactgtttttcgatttccaagttcaaaggtactagatgttcctttcctttggatctcgtgatcatgcacgcctgagacaacaaacaaaaacagaaatttaaaaactaaaaaaaataaaattaaaacttataacgcctgaaataatgcttaagtctaatcagaaatattaaagttaattctaaatagtccccggcaacggcgccaaaaagttgatcactaaattattagcaacaaattaccgcaactaacacggtgcaattgcagcacaaaatcagtaaccgagtatcgtatccacagggactattataacgaattactctaagtaatcctaattaaactatagtaatattcaggcaacgaaaggtagagattggttgacgtaaattaaaacgcaaatagaaactaataaaaatacgtagataaattcaaatatggaaaactctgaccctagggatgtattttcaccaatcaactacatgcattcaacctattgattcaattaccaattttaatccaaccctgatgaaagatcactatattatccacaagcgtctctaacgaccacctatgaacgtagattaattaatcccttttcacattcaagactccaaggaataaattaactcccaagagtacacaaagaataactccctatagtttcacctatcccattcaagtgtcaaggctacttctataacatgcattcctgaatcggctgaacaattatcgcattcaagactcaaactgaacagctagacatgtacattattggccaaataattcacaagaaattaagcaccaggaatcatgaatcacaagttggagggcaaattgatatcaataaatcatacacacataattaatcagctatgtacaaccctaggttcagataaaagaactagccaaacatactaaaataaatcataaacataattaaaaagaacacaattgaaagaactgaattaaataaaactctgaataaaacaattgtagcggcttgaatcttcaatcttgtggaaattcaatccaagctgtaaaaactggaaaacaataataatctaaagctatgaaactgagaaaataaagtttaggactgaaaaaggaaccctagataggtcaaaagaagacctatttatagtgtcagggtaaaatacagtgtttggaacccagaagaactctaaaaaatGGAAAATCTCGCAAACCCgccaaattcggcggtcaaactcggcggtcgccgagttgaccgccgttttgggctaaaaattgACCAAATTCGGCGCTCGCCGAATTTGACACTCGCAGTGCAATTCTGAAACAGAAATTTCGGCGACcaattcggcggtcgccgtttaggtcgccgaatttcttcttcaaaatgcccattttcggcgaccaacttgactgctgcgcgcgacgtttttgtttcggccataactttctcgtccgaactccgattgatgatccgtttgcgctcacgaactcgtatcgagacgatatacaacttctatttcagaacattgttccaaattcgaagtcattaaacctgaaatttccttcaaagttcgagtaagaatcatgtttcacaagataaagcaaattaagcacaaaacaatcatccaacactcaatttcctataaaattatcatcatatgaacaataaaaaccatggaaacatgagtgttatcaaccaatttcatattgtaaagataaaaaaatgtccactaaaataaaaaacataaaaaatgtccactattaccaaaatacccttcacattaaaaattaaaaaaaatgtccactttacatcacccctttaaaaaatcccgcaattcacaaccagtgtgaattcacaaccacaattttttggttgtgaattcacaaccagtcgaattcacaaccagtcgaattcacaaccagaattttttgtttgtgaattcacaactagttgaattcacagccaaaatttaattcacaaccagtggaattcacaaccaaaatttaattcacaactagaattttttggttgtgaattcacaaccaaaatttaattcacaaccagatttatgttggttgtgaatttacaatcagtcgaattcacaacctgaatttaattcacaactagaatttattttggttgtgaattcaagtagttgtgaatttgagtttttaaagtttgaatttacaactaaaattagaatttattttggttgtgaattcgagttttagttgtaaattcatagatttggttgtgaatttaagaatattaagttgtgaattcatagatgtgatcgtgaattcaaaaacattcaattgtgaattcaagaaatattaagttgtgaatttaagaacatcaaattgtaaattcataaatccgatcgtgaattcaagaacattaaccaaaatattcaaatttcacAAAAATATTCATAGATCTTATATTAATTTCATCATATGGAGAGAGAGAACCTCTTAGGTATTTCATCGAATACCATCGCGAATATCCCTAAATCCCCCAAATCTGCCGCACATTTAACCCATCGCTGAAGATTAGCTCAAACCGCAAAGAGGAAAATGAGTACATGATTCATCGAAATCGAAATTCACACTAATTCATCGAAAGCACTTGGAAAAAAACGACAACGACAGCGAGGATCTGTTCGTCCACCAATCCGCCATCAAATCTGACGGATTCCGCTACCTCGGCGACGGCGAGGTCGTGGAGTACACGGTCGAGATCGGCAACGACGGTTGCGCCAAGGCGGCGAACGTGACCAGACCTGACGACGAATCTGTGCAGGGCAGCGGGAGCGGCGGAGAAGGATCCTATGGCGGTGTAGATCTCGTTAGGCGGTGGCGCGAAGGTCGGCATCGGAGAGTGTGGCGACGGTGGTGAAGCAGGAGGTGGCGGAGGAAAAgagaggtggcggcggcggcggtagtgagagagagagggagagagagagacgtgaaggtaaagtgagagagagaggagagagagagaaatgagtggccattttttaatattttaaagtaaggggtatttttgtcttttcaatcaaaaagtagacagtttttattatttttatcttagtggacaatttttatttttacaatatgaaagtggatagttttatatattaactcattaATAAATAGTATAATTAACAACATAATTCAAATCCTAAATACTAATGCTTCAGGTGGCGCATCACAGGGCGGCATAtctggcggcggcggcagcatCTTCTCATTGGGGCCTACCCCGTCCTTAACGATGAACACCATCTTCATTCCCCAGCTCAGATGCCGCTCGAAATGGCAGTGCATGTACCACACTCCTGCGATATTGCAACATTACTTAGTTATCAATCTATGGAACTTAATTATGCTTATATCATAAAGAAGatcgaaagagaaaattgacAAAACCAAACCGGGATTGTTAGCCTTGAATCTGATAACGGCCCATCCATTTCTTGGAACGGCAAAGGTGTCCATCAACGGCGGGTCAACGAGATTATAGTTTTCCGGATCCCTGGTTGGGTCGAAGTTCCCGAATCCGGTTCCGACGACGTAGACGGTGTGTCCATGTAAATGTATCGGATGGTCAATTCCCTCGCCAAGGTTGGTGCCTTGAAGCACGATCTCAACTTCCGCGTTATACTCCAACACATACACAGCCGTTCCGAATCGGGGGTGCGACTCACTCTGCGGAAAATCACCTTGCGTGAAGTCGAATATTCTCTCCGGCTGCGCCGGGAAATCGGGCGTGAAAACTCCTCTGACCCCTTTGTAATAAGCCTCAAGAATGTTGCCGGTTTGCGGCATCAGCATCGACACGTTGTTAATGCTCGCCAGCAGCCTCTCGCTCTGCACGCACGAATTCGTGAGGCATGGCCACAGATTGATCGAGAGAACGAAGAAGAGGCTGCGTGTGATGTTCTTGGGAACTTGGATGCGGTAGTTGTCGTTGGCCAGGCTTCGGAGCCTCCTGCTGAAATGGGTCGACGCCCAGCTGCCACTGAAGTCAGGGAAAGATGGAAGGACGGGCGACGACGACGGCGGGGTGTAGTTACCGAGGTAGTTGAGGATTCCGGTGGTGGGGACGTAATCCGCTCCGGAGGCGTGTACTACGCCGGCCATGTAATAACGGCTGGGCGGCTGGTTGGCTTCGAGAAGGAAATCCATGGTCTGGCCGGGGGCAATGGCGACGTGATCGGTGTTCAGCGGCTTCGTGTAGGTGCCGTCCATGCCGACGACGGTGATGTTGTGGTTGTGGATCTTGAAGTACATGATGTAGTCCATCATTGCATTAACCATTCTGATCAGGTAAGTCTTGCCCGCCTCCACACTCAACTTGAATGTATCTACATAGAATTAAAAACtctcattttacaaaatttagtttgCTGATTAGGTCTCTATTTTTAAATCTAATTTAAAGACAATAATGTGATATCATTATACaagaatctcaatccaatccTGTCAGACCGAATCTCAATCCAATTAATCCTGTCAGACCAAGTCTATACATCAGACGGGTCGAGTCTGTGGCGGATAATTCAAAATAATCGGCGTCGAGAAAAGTAttgtttttgaaacattacctttctttatagcaatcattattttttctaacaataataattacttgaacAAAATAACTACACCGCACCATCCCCAGCTAACGCGCCCTTCGCCCTCCCCTGCCCTCGCACCCTCCCCAGCCACCGCGCCCGCGCCGTCCTATTGGGTCGAGTCAAATCCGTCTCACCTAAACATTTCATTCGGAGACTAACTCTAATTCTAAATAAGTTTAAACGTACGCTTCAAAATTACTTACTATTTATATAGATCGATGGTActttgaaaatattaaaaataaaaatattaaactaattaattaataaagtcACTTGAATTTTAGCTTTTAATACTTTCTTTTAAGATTTTTGATCACTTGAGAAGTGAGAATTAAACGGAATaagattcagtgtaccatactttatgtctcactttgtgtcccactttcaattttgtttaatttcttatatatattttctacaatttcaactttttatgctttagtttaattttgtgattattaactagagtttattccatcaatctagggtatataactattttttatcatttaattttacttttattagctaataataggttgataaattcaaagtcatggtatatgctttttaaaaaaatacttttttgaaataaaaattaaatataattcatagtattataataaattttatttttataaaaaatatttttaaaataatagatataagcatgggacacagtggcacacataagattgtgggacactgAATCTCATCTCGCTAATTAAACATTTAATTGAGTGCAAAGATTACACATatatctttcttttcattttctaaCATTACTATACTtttataataaaagtgatacgtgtatatatattaaatataattaacattttcattgacttctcaaaatatataatatgatagtatatatatattattcaattatagTAAATTATATGTAGGAGTATTAATTAGTTGAATTGCCTAGGATGCACGCTTTCTCTgctaattaatcaaataaaaatgtTTTATTGACTAATATGTACTCATATTTGtttggattttaaaattaagtcaCCTTGTTTTGAGCATGGATATAGGTCGCCAGGTTGGCCATTCATGACGAAAGCATCAGAAACTTTGGGATCGCGTCCTTCGGCTAGAAAATTCTTGTAAACTTGTTCCACATCATCGTTCCACCACTCTCCTGCAACGCCATTAGTTATTCCGAATTCATACAAACCCTAAAATTCCAACACAATTCATTtgatcacatatatatatatatatatatatatatatatacatacctaGCAAGATTGGAACTTGAGCATGAGGCTTAGGGAAAGGATAAGTGTGTGTTTTGGGAGGTAGAATGACTATGGCGCCATACACAGTAGCTCGAGACCAATCGCTGTGAGCGTGCCAAAACAAAGTGCCTTCTTCGTTAGACAGCACAATCTGTTGTCTAAACCTCTTGCCGGGACTAATAGGACACTGTGTCACGTAGTTGACTCCATCTGTCCATGGATATCTTCGCATTTTTACTCCATGCCTGGAATCATCACCATGCTACGTTATGATATACGAAGGGttcgtttattttgatggaaaatgagaaaataaagtatATTTTTACCATCTAtccattattttttatgaaaatattttcctaacgttttctcatttttttttcatctctaataaacatatgataaaaagataagaaaaatatactaatattttctcatttttcaatgaaaattttacaaacaTAATAAACGCACACCctaaaaattatactccatccgtcccccaaaattatgcatgtttGACtccggcacgagttttaataaaaaactaTTTGTAGTAAtatgatagtggagaaagggtcccacattgAATGTATTACTAAgtagattatgagtaaatagtgtaaattaaaacgacagaaattgtaagaattatatgtgagacgtatgcataattttggaggATATGTCGGTTTCGAATGCTTTTATGTACCAGTGGATAGTAATATTTTGATGGGAGCGATTAATAACATCGACTACCACCACTTCTCCCCTTCTAGCATATATAGTTGGCCCCGGGAATTGGCCGTTTACCGTTAGCATGGTTTTGTTGGTGCATAGCCTGCTGTGTGAAGTTCTTCTCACCTGCAAACTTAGCCTTCCCATTAATTAACATttctaaaactaaaaaatatatatataaaaaaaaaatcaaatggcGAACCTACTTCAAACTTGTGAACTAAAGCATGGACTACCGGAGCCATGCCTCCCACCATAATAATACCAAAGAAGCACATGACGAAAACCTTcgaaaacattttttttttctgtctaTTTCTTTTTCTGATATGTATTGTTGAGGTAGCTAGCTAGGGCAAACTTCTTTCTTCTGTATTTATAATGTTGATTCTAGCTAGCTTACATggctttcattttctttattggacttgataattaatttaaaaataccaTATCTGATCAACTAGTCGTGTAATATTCGTcgaaaacttttttttttttttctgtctaTTTAAACATGTTTCcgtatttataatatttattctaCCTTACATGTTACATCTTTCCACCACACGCAATCGTTTTCTATATTGGGCTTGGTAATTAGTTTGAAAATACTCATCTGATCACCTCACTATAAGGAAACTAATCGTACTATAATCAGGGACGGACCTAGAAATTTAATAATGACCGGGTAAGATTTCACCGGATGATTCTAATAAAGTTTTAGTAAAGAAAACGAGTTGaatcttgaataattatttgaaatgacacAATTATGACCGGGCGAGATtaacatatatagataaaaaaaattaaaatcatacatttataggtaacaaaaaaaaaattaaccggGCGACGGCCGGGGTGGCCTGGCCTTTAGATCCGTCTCTGACTATAATTAATTTCTCGAGTCGACGAAAATCATTTTATTGAGATAATGGAaagtatcattttatataaatttccATTTGATAAAGTTTTATAAGAGAACGATGTGAGATTGAAGATTTtttagggaaaaaaaaaataagaagaaaaattaaAGATATGTAATTTGATTGAGGATATGATGGAGGGATTGATGTGCCAATAGACAATGAATGTGTATTAATTTTGTACAACTTTTTCACGTTGAcagataataattaatttaataccaTATCTGCCAtttaagcatcatctcatctaaaTCTTGTAAAGTCAGATCATCGTCTAGGTCTCGAAAGATAATATCTAACTTATAAATGTCTAACTTTTAAGTACTCCCTTGGCCCCATAACAAGTGTCATAGTTTGTTTTGAGACGGTGGAATCcacttttattttgtgagaggaatagaattaaattgaagaagattaaaagataaaaaggTAAAAAGTGGTGGAGCTCAATTTCTTATTTTAGAAAGAAGACACTTTGTTATGAGACGATTCAAAAAGGATAGTATGACTCCTGTTATGGgaggagggagtatcattttatctggaatttgaaatattatatttaacttttaaatattattatttcaaacttttttttaggaggtttattatttttttgagaaaatttaGGAGGGTTATTATTTGaaacttaaaaaattataattgacTTTAGAGCATTAATTCATCCGAAGTGTGCGGCGGAATTCACATTTGAAAATACCATCTaacttcaatatttttttaatgttattaaaataataagaagTGGAGTCACAACTCACACGTCTACAAAATTAGGCGCGTAGACAtgatcttttcttttttgtcatCTTGTGATTGTAACGGTAATTTTGAGATTTATCATAGATGTGATTTTATCATATGTTATTTTTGTAATGGTACATATATTATTGGAATCactaaaaataatgaaaaatagcaTAAAAATTGATGTCAcgaaattttacatttttctttttttcgatCATTTATAGTgatcaaaattcaataatataagtatcattaaaAAGATAATGTCAAAAACTTTCCAACGGTACCTTCAGACTGTCGTCCATCAAAATTCAGACAATCAAGCTATTGGCCAACAAAATTTTAGAGTCaagtcaaattttaaaaaattaaaaatttatgtattttttgatcaaaaatatagatttagttaaaaactaaaattttggTATAGTTTGTATATTATAGACAATTAacactaattatttttactaaaatttATATTGCTTGGACTGTTTTATGTGACGCAGGGAGTATAAATATTTACACGACGACCTTAACCATATGCTCGTAGCGCCAATCACACTTGCCTCCCGCACGTTCGTCTAATTAATCAAGGATTATTACGAtttaaatacaccaatttaatccaattttaaattttaacatgaactttcatttttttttattaaaatacattaactttaATACTTGTTCGATTAACATCGACTCTCATTTGCTCTAAATTGAATTTGAGATGGCATATCTGAAAGATGATTAGGACTCATGGAGGATCGATACTTCAGTATGATATCGTATTAAAGTGTCGTCGATGAGTCCTAATAATCTTTCAAATATGCCACTtcagatttaatttagaaaaaatgtAAATGAAGGACAAAATTGAGTAAGtattaaaatttatactccatccgtccaccaattcaaggcctacttgcctttttggtccgtccacaaaaacaaggcctacctatttttggtaagtctttattcattatttaatcaaaaaagtcaaagattctttacaaaaaagtgggaccctttctccactcaactaataaaaatacactttttcttaaaaagtgaGACCATTTCTctactcaactaataaaaatacacttttttcttaaaacccgtgttttttcatataggcctttaattggtggacggagggagtatattttaataaaaaataaaaatttatattaaaatttgaaattagagaaaagtttatatatttaaactGTAATAACCCATTAATCAATAGTCGTAGT contains:
- the LOC130989726 gene encoding laccase-14-like, with protein sequence MFSKVFVMCFFGIIMVGGMAPVVHALVHKFEVRRTSHSRLCTNKTMLTVNGQFPGPTIYARRGEVVVVDVINRSHQNITIHWHGVKMRRYPWTDGVNYVTQCPISPGKRFRQQIVLSNEEGTLFWHAHSDWSRATVYGAIVILPPKTHTYPFPKPHAQVPILLGEWWNDDVEQVYKNFLAEGRDPKVSDAFVMNGQPGDLYPCSKQDTFKLSVEAGKTYLIRMVNAMMDYIMYFKIHNHNITVVGMDGTYTKPLNTDHVAIAPGQTMDFLLEANQPPSRYYMAGVVHASGADYVPTTGILNYLGNYTPPSSSPVLPSFPDFSGSWASTHFSRRLRSLANDNYRIQVPKNITRSLFFVLSINLWPCLTNSCVQSERLLASINNVSMLMPQTGNILEAYYKGVRGVFTPDFPAQPERIFDFTQGDFPQSESHPRFGTAVYVLEYNAEVEIVLQGTNLGEGIDHPIHLHGHTVYVVGTGFGNFDPTRDPENYNLVDPPLMDTFAVPRNGWAVIRFKANNPGVWYMHCHFERHLSWGMKMVFIVKDGVGPNEKMLPPPPDMPPCDAPPEALVFRI